The Nicotiana sylvestris chromosome 6, ASM39365v2, whole genome shotgun sequence genomic sequence GCTAGGCAATGGAGCACATGTATCATTCTGGAAGGATAAGTGGTTAGAGAACCAGACTCTGAAAGAAGACTACCCAAATTTATATCTCATAGCTAGCAATCAAAACTCCACAGTGGGTCAAATATGGCACAACAACTCATGGGACCTACAAACAAGGAGAAACTTACAATATGGCACAAAAACTCATGGGACCTACAAACAAGGAGAAACTTACAGGACTGGGAGCTAAACGACTATCTGGAGCTTCAATCTAAGCTAGCAGGGGTCTCTATCAAACCTCAGGAGAGAGACAAACTATTATGGGATGGCCAACATGATGGGATATAGACGGTAAAGAAAGGTTATGCACATTTGTGCTCGAACAAGGTGTTGATTGACAACTGGCCATGGAAACTCATCTGGATAACTAAACTTCCACCTAAAGTAATTGGCTTCACTTGTATAACCTTATATGAAGCATGTCTCACTCAAGATAATCTAAGTTGAAGAAACATCTACATAGTGAATAGGTGCTACATGTGTTAGATGAAGGCAGAGAGTGTGAGGCATCTTTTTCTCCCTTGTGCAGTTGCAGCAGATTTGTGGAGTatgtttttctcaatttttggactAGCCTGGGTCATGCCTAATAGTATTAAAGAGGCCTACGAAAGCTGGTGCTCTTGGAGAGTTGGCAAATCTATCAAAAAAACTTGGCTTTTGGTCCCCGCTTCTAAAAGGAATATCAGATGTTTTGATGGGATATCGACTCCAAACCATGCTCTTAAAGCTAAATGTTTATTGAACCTTTTTACTTGGCTTAATCAGACACCTGTATCTAGTTGTGATCATTTTTTGACTGTGTCTGCCTTTTAGTTTTAACATaggtttatttttgttttgtttatgagCAGACACACTCTATTTACTAGTACTCTCTTTTGctatgcatcttcttgatgctttTAATGAAATtcttacttcatcaaaaaaataCGAAATGGATACATTTAATTGAAAGTGATAAGTATCATCAGCAAAGGAGACCTGGTACACTTTCACGCCTTATCAATTAAACCATCAAAGTAGAAACATAAATTGTTTAAAGTGGTAaacaattccccccccccccccctgcTTTAATCACTTAAATACATATTTTACCACACCAGGTACGTGAGTgttcataaaataatcttcccaGTTGATGCTCTTGGGATCAAAATTGATCACGTCCATTTCAATACCAGCCTCCTTCGCTTCTCTACGTAATTTTTCTGTGTTCATGTCATCAAATCTGTCATAAAATTTCCAACATTATTACGTATTAGCTTCGATCATACAACTCAATGCAGAGAGAGATCTTGATTAAAGAAAAGATGAGTTTAACTTCTATAGACGGACTCTTTATACAAATTTAGACCGTATAAAGATATGTATTTACTTACATTCCTTTGAAGAATAAATAGGGCCCGTAAAGATCTATCAACCGCATCACAAAATTGATTTTCCGGTGAAGCTCCAAACATTTGCCTTGAAAGTATTGGCAGAGTGTTGTATTCACTATTTCTAATACCTGTATATATATTAGATGGATAATTTCAAATACTAATTACAAAGAATTATACCATTTAGTTTTGTTATTCATTTAGGTCTAGCTCTTTGGCATAAGTGAAAAGTGAAACCAAACCTTCAAAGGAAGCAAGTAATGAAGAGCCATATATCTGTGAAAGCTATCCATTGTACTCAAAACAGTAACTTTTCCAACAATGACTGGTTTTCCATCCTTGTTAATCCATGGATTCGCTCTGAAGTAACGCAATCCATAGTCCTGAAGACTAATGAAATCTATAGGATTTGACACTGACGATCCGACCTGGTATATTATTTGACTTCCTCTTTCGTTCGCATGAGCCATCATGCTTACTATCATTGCATTCACCACCATATCTGCTGGAATCTGCCAATAATATACCACACCCATTGACCCCTCTATAAATTAAAGTCGAGCATCATACGAAAAATCATTATCTtcgttgaaatatatatatagcttTAATACTTACTACGTCAATAACGGCTTTAGGGTCGCCGAGGAAGCATGTTAGTCTTCCTTTACCATATCCAACTGCTAAACTATCAATAGTTCTGCATGCCCCAAAGAAGACCAGGAAAAGcaccaattatatatatatatatatatatatatatatatatatatatatatatatatatatatatatatatatatatatataacagctCATGAAATTTTTTCGTTCAGGtttcaacaaataaaataaaaaataggtGGAGTATTGATCGATATTTATATACCTTATACCCTCAACCCAACCAGGGAAAGGCTCTTGGAAGGTACTAGTAATTATAGTAGGACGAAGGATTACAAGAGGTATGTCTTCTTTCAAGTTTCCCAATAGCATCTCTCCCATTGCTTTTGTGAATACATAGGTATTGGGCCATCCATACTTTCTTGCTCTTCACAAATCAAGGTCAAGACAATATATATTAGTGAAATCATACTCTAGTTTGATGTTATCATTATCTGtgctggtgggaggtagcaggtacTCCGTGCAATTAGTCGAGGTACGCACAAACTGACCCGATATTTCTGATGTTGTGTGTTTATGTTAATTTAAGGGAAGATACCTTTCAAGGCCAAGCTCCTTCATGGCTGAAGTAATAGATTGTTCAGAAGAACCCTCAGCTTTGAGTTGTTTCAATGTTTCCTCCATAACTTTGTTCTCTGTATCAATATCTAGTCCTGATGTACCGTTCAGGGTCTCCCCTAAGTTATAGGGCGTCTCCAATATCAAACCTGCCTTCTCCCCAGATACAAATGCTATAGAATATTACAAATGTAATTACTTTTAATTTCCTTCTCCTTGAAATAAAATCAATATATATAGTAGATTAACTAGTTTCTAGGTTTATCAATTAGAAATGTTCATCATTTGTTTTCAGAAAGAAAGTCATAACACTAGCAGACTCGAGAATTAAGAATTGAAAGAGGTAAGGTACCTACCGTATTCCTCTCTCTTGCATATATTCTTTTACTTATTGGAATTTCATAAACAAGTACTCAATGCCATAATCCATTAATACCTTTTAaaggaaaagtaaaaaaagtaCAAAAGCCTTAATATCCTAAATGCAATATACTTCGATTTTGTTGTGGTCTGGATGATATTAATCAATATTAAAGGATAAACATAACAAAAAGTAAGAGGAGAAAATACTATAGGACTAAAGACAATGAGGTGGAAGGTACCAACCAGTTGACACGTGAAGAAGAACCTTTAATTTACTACACTTTTTGGCAAAGTCGAGTACGAATATAGCTCCAAACGTATTGAGATCCAATGCCACATCGTATCTGAGAATTGAAAACTATTtgtataagactaattcacatagtatAATTTAATTTGCTTTGGCTGTAAACTTGTAAATCTTTTTACTGCTGGTTATCCGCCTTATTTT encodes the following:
- the LOC104237358 gene encoding alcohol-forming fatty acyl-CoA reductase-like, with protein sequence MELTSVKFLENRTILVTGATGFLAKIFVEKILRVQPNVKKLYLLLRAKDNKAALQRFNTEAVAKDLFKLLREKYGANLNTFISEKATIIAGDITCEKLGVKDPNLVEEMWREVDVIVNIAATTNFDERYDVALDLNTFGAIFVLDFAKKCSKLKVLLHVSTAFVSGEKAGLILETPYNLGETLNGTSGLDIDTENKVMEETLKQLKAEGSSEQSITSAMKELGLERARKYGWPNTYVFTKAMGEMLLGNLKEDIPLVILRPTIITSTFQEPFPGWVEGIRTIDSLAVGYGKGRLTCFLGDPKAVIDVIPADMVVNAMIVSMMAHANERGSQIIYQVGSSVSNPIDFISLQDYGLRYFRANPWINKDGKPVIVGKVTVLSTMDSFHRYMALHYLLPLKVLEIVNTTLCQYFQGKCLELHRKINFVMRLIDLYGPYLFFKGIFDDMNTEKLRREAKEAGIEMDVINFDPKSINWEDYFMNTHVPGVVKYVFK